The Anopheles merus strain MAF chromosome 2L, AmerM5.1, whole genome shotgun sequence genome has a segment encoding these proteins:
- the LOC121591502 gene encoding homeotic protein ultrabithorax — protein MSTNFNVGVAAEAKPSSRVLKPPGGGHSDIFGSSDVRQNPPRPKNNQQNSSNMNAVMGTMDPNESLDTGKQGGGGGGAAPSSTGGDNGSSAPAQNGSSNGGGGASADRQQATSERARVPPGGHSQGFW, from the coding sequence ATGTCGACGAACTTTAACGTTGGTGTGGCCGCGGAAGCGAAACCCTCGAGCCGCGTGCTGAAACCCCCGGGCGGTGGCCATTCGGACATTTTCGGCTCGTCGGACGTGCGGCAAAACCCGCCCCGGCCGAAGAACAACCAGCAGAACTCGTCCAACATGAACGCCGTCatgggcacgatggacccgaACGAGTCGCTCGATACGGGAAAGCAgggaggcggtggtggtggcgccgCACCGTCGTCCACCGGAGGAGACAACGGATCATCGGCACCAGCGCAAAATGGATCATCAaatggcggtggcggtgcgtCGGCGGACAGgcagcaggcaacgtcggaacGGGCCCGCGTGCCACCGGGCGGTCACTCCCAGGGCTTCTGGTGA